One Halichondria panicea chromosome 3, odHalPani1.1, whole genome shotgun sequence genomic region harbors:
- the LOC135333514 gene encoding methionine aminopeptidase 2-like isoform X1 produces the protein MMEPSQIVQEPQAAATDTAKPEIVVQDNEEENSTSITTQAPEATATSEEAPKKKKKKKKKKPAAERPEEETTTGGVADCKTTDEPVEGAEASEATKKKKKKKKKTGGSEEDYLHPLTNPTDIRLLFSDSYREPTEPRATVRQTNPPTVPITTQYPGGEYPQGMHMPYTDDQVASQRFTSEEKRALERTQLDIYSDFRRAAEAHRQTRKFMQRWIKPGVKLIDMCELLEDTARNMVEANGLKSGLAFPTGCSINHCAAHYTPNAGDNTVLQYDDIMKVDFGTQVNGYIIDCAFTVAFNPKFDPLMTAVKEATNTGIKAAGIDVRLCDVGEQIQEVMESYEVELDGKTHQVKPIRNLNGHSVGQYNIHAGKTVPIVKGGDATRMEEGEFYAIETFGSTGKGLVHDDMECSHYMKNYEVGHVPLRLQRAKSLLNVINQNFGTLAFCRRWLDRLGQTKYLMALKNLGDSGIVDAYPPLCDIKGSYTAQYEHTILLKPTSKEIVSKGEDY, from the exons ATGATGGAGCCATCACAAATTGTCCAGGAGCCTCAGGCTGCAGCTACAGACACAGCCAAACCTGAG ATTGTTGTGCAGGATAATGAGGAGGAAAATTCTACCTCAATAACCACCCAAGCTCCCGAAGCGACTGCCACTAGTGAAGAGGCaccaaagaaaaagaagaaaaagaaaaagaaaaaaccTGCTGCAGAACGGCCAGAAGAAGAGACCACAA CTGGAGGTGTAGCTGATTGCAAGACTACTGATGAACCAGTGGAAGGAGCAGAAGCTAGTGAAGccacaaagaaaaagaaaaagaagaaaaagaaaactgGAGGAAGTGAAGAAGACTATCTACACCCTCTCACTAACCCAACAG ACATTCGACTGTTGTTTTCGGACAGTTACCGTGAGCCCACTGAGCCCAGAGCAACTGTGAGACAGACTAATCCGCCCACCGTACCCATCACAACTCAATACCCTGGGGGAGAGTATCCCCAGGGTATGCACATGCCATACact GACGACCAGGTGGCGTCCCAGCGGTTCACTAGTGAAGAGAAGAGAGCACTGGAGAGGACACAGCTGGACATCTACTCGGACTTTAGGAGGGCAGCCGAAGCACACAG ACAGACTCGCAAGTTTATGCAGCGCTGGATCAAGCCTGGGGTGAAGCTGATAGACATGTGTGAGCTGCTAGAAGACACTGCCAGGAACATGGTGGAGGCCAATGGTCTCAAGTCAG GTCTTGCATTCCCTACTGGGTGCTCGATCAACCACTGTGCTGCCCACTACACACCAAATGCTGGGGACAACACTGTACTGCAGTACGATGACATCATGAAGGTCGACTTTGGCACACAA GTGAATGGGTACATCATTGACTGTGCCTTCACGGTGGCCTTCAACCCAAAGTTTGACCCCCTAATGACTGCAGTCAAGGAGGCTACAAATACCG GCATCAAAGCAGCTGGCATTGATGTGCGTCTGTGTGATGTGGGGGAGCAGATCCAGGAGGTGATGGAGTCATATGAGGTAGAGCTAGATGGGAAGACACATCAGGTCAAGCCCATCCGTAACCTCAACGGTCATTCGGTGGGGCAGTACAATATACATGCCGGGAAGACTGTCCCCATTGTGAAGG GTGGTGATGCCACTCGTATGGAAGAGGGGGAGTTCTATGCAATCGAGACGTTTGGCTCGACTGGTAAAGGATTGGTTCACGATGACATGGAATGCTCTCACTATATGAAGAACTACGAGGTCGGCCATGTTCCACTGAGACTTCAGCGAGCAAAGTCGCTGCTCAACGTCATTAATCAAAACTTTGGCACTCTCGCATTTTGTCGGAGGTGGCTCGACAG ATTGGGTCAGACCAAATATCTGATGGCCCTGAAGAACCTTGGTGACTCTGGTATAGTAGATGCCTACCCTCCGCTGTGTGACATCAAGGGCAGCTATACAGCGCAGTACGAACACACCATACTGTTGAAGCCAACTAGCAAAGAAATTGTTAGTAAAGGAGAAGACTATTAA
- the LOC135333514 gene encoding methionine aminopeptidase 2-like isoform X2, whose translation MMEPSQIVQEPQAAATDTAKPEDNEEENSTSITTQAPEATATSEEAPKKKKKKKKKKPAAERPEEETTTGGVADCKTTDEPVEGAEASEATKKKKKKKKKTGGSEEDYLHPLTNPTDIRLLFSDSYREPTEPRATVRQTNPPTVPITTQYPGGEYPQGMHMPYTDDQVASQRFTSEEKRALERTQLDIYSDFRRAAEAHRQTRKFMQRWIKPGVKLIDMCELLEDTARNMVEANGLKSGLAFPTGCSINHCAAHYTPNAGDNTVLQYDDIMKVDFGTQVNGYIIDCAFTVAFNPKFDPLMTAVKEATNTGIKAAGIDVRLCDVGEQIQEVMESYEVELDGKTHQVKPIRNLNGHSVGQYNIHAGKTVPIVKGGDATRMEEGEFYAIETFGSTGKGLVHDDMECSHYMKNYEVGHVPLRLQRAKSLLNVINQNFGTLAFCRRWLDRLGQTKYLMALKNLGDSGIVDAYPPLCDIKGSYTAQYEHTILLKPTSKEIVSKGEDY comes from the exons ATGATGGAGCCATCACAAATTGTCCAGGAGCCTCAGGCTGCAGCTACAGACACAGCCAAACCTGAG GATAATGAGGAGGAAAATTCTACCTCAATAACCACCCAAGCTCCCGAAGCGACTGCCACTAGTGAAGAGGCaccaaagaaaaagaagaaaaagaaaaagaaaaaaccTGCTGCAGAACGGCCAGAAGAAGAGACCACAA CTGGAGGTGTAGCTGATTGCAAGACTACTGATGAACCAGTGGAAGGAGCAGAAGCTAGTGAAGccacaaagaaaaagaaaaagaagaaaaagaaaactgGAGGAAGTGAAGAAGACTATCTACACCCTCTCACTAACCCAACAG ACATTCGACTGTTGTTTTCGGACAGTTACCGTGAGCCCACTGAGCCCAGAGCAACTGTGAGACAGACTAATCCGCCCACCGTACCCATCACAACTCAATACCCTGGGGGAGAGTATCCCCAGGGTATGCACATGCCATACact GACGACCAGGTGGCGTCCCAGCGGTTCACTAGTGAAGAGAAGAGAGCACTGGAGAGGACACAGCTGGACATCTACTCGGACTTTAGGAGGGCAGCCGAAGCACACAG ACAGACTCGCAAGTTTATGCAGCGCTGGATCAAGCCTGGGGTGAAGCTGATAGACATGTGTGAGCTGCTAGAAGACACTGCCAGGAACATGGTGGAGGCCAATGGTCTCAAGTCAG GTCTTGCATTCCCTACTGGGTGCTCGATCAACCACTGTGCTGCCCACTACACACCAAATGCTGGGGACAACACTGTACTGCAGTACGATGACATCATGAAGGTCGACTTTGGCACACAA GTGAATGGGTACATCATTGACTGTGCCTTCACGGTGGCCTTCAACCCAAAGTTTGACCCCCTAATGACTGCAGTCAAGGAGGCTACAAATACCG GCATCAAAGCAGCTGGCATTGATGTGCGTCTGTGTGATGTGGGGGAGCAGATCCAGGAGGTGATGGAGTCATATGAGGTAGAGCTAGATGGGAAGACACATCAGGTCAAGCCCATCCGTAACCTCAACGGTCATTCGGTGGGGCAGTACAATATACATGCCGGGAAGACTGTCCCCATTGTGAAGG GTGGTGATGCCACTCGTATGGAAGAGGGGGAGTTCTATGCAATCGAGACGTTTGGCTCGACTGGTAAAGGATTGGTTCACGATGACATGGAATGCTCTCACTATATGAAGAACTACGAGGTCGGCCATGTTCCACTGAGACTTCAGCGAGCAAAGTCGCTGCTCAACGTCATTAATCAAAACTTTGGCACTCTCGCATTTTGTCGGAGGTGGCTCGACAG ATTGGGTCAGACCAAATATCTGATGGCCCTGAAGAACCTTGGTGACTCTGGTATAGTAGATGCCTACCCTCCGCTGTGTGACATCAAGGGCAGCTATACAGCGCAGTACGAACACACCATACTGTTGAAGCCAACTAGCAAAGAAATTGTTAGTAAAGGAGAAGACTATTAA
- the LOC135333124 gene encoding TD and POZ domain-containing protein 4-like codes for MKDITIFAGPDCVEIKASKLMLYARSTYFDSMFRTEMKEKATNTVKFSVEPDICQEVISYIHTDETPNIMNPGTAEKLWYAAHMYELPGLQARCENALAIQITEENAAHLLAFTSLSEYREPLEELREYVLEFITKGNGICNKVIMSEGWSEIKSNPDILHEVLEQLARGGSPPPRKKRKT; via the coding sequence ATGAAGGATATTACTATATTTGCTGGACCCGACTGTGTAGAGATCAAAGCGAGCAAGTTGATGTTATACGCTCGATCCACCTACTTTGACAGCATGTTTCGTACTGAAATGAAAGAAAAGGCAACAAACACTGTCAAATTCTCAGTTGAGCCAGACATTTGTCAAGAAGTCATCTCTTATATCCACACTGATGAAACACCAAATATTATGAATCCAGGAACAGCAGAGAAACTGTGGTATGCAGCTCACATGTATGAGCTACCCGGCCTTCAAGCTCGCTGCGAGAATGCTCTTGCAATACAAATCACAGAAGAAAATGCTGCTCATCTCTTGGCGTTTACGAGCTTGAGTGAATACCGTGAGCCGCTTGAAGAGTTGAGGGAGTATGTGCTTGAGTTTATCACCAAAGGAAATGGTATTTGTAACAAGGTAATAATGAGTGAAGGttggtctgaaatcaaatcAAACCCGGATATTCTACATGAAGTTCTAGAACAACTAGCACGTGGTGGTTCACCTCCACCACGAAAGAAACGAAAGACATGA
- the LOC135333623 gene encoding dehydrogenase/reductase SDR family member 7-like: protein MFWSMGLLSCVIACVCGLLELLFFLLRVLVLSFIVILLLLPVLVLLYLLYKLVVFVIRADADLTLLFKTLKPHYFDNKVVWVTGASSGIGEELCYQLSRLGARIILSARSEDKLKVVREGLEKPNQAKILPVDLSDPSATREATEKAKALFGGIDILINNAGVSARSNFIDMQEPTHRHIMEVDLFAPWILTHDVLPGMLSSGFGHVINILSIAGKFGTNSRTSYTTAKFGLMGMMDSLRWEVMDRNVHITNVCPGPVRTCMAENALLSDGSTSKKKNPLIEGGMRVQRCVELTLIAASNQLNEVWISKQPYLLLPYLAQYAPSLCKYLLRQPPTSARERPERELKYQLPDIVVV from the exons ATGTTTTGGAGCATGGGGTTGCTCTCTTGTGTCATAGCTTGTGTCTGTGGGTTGCTCGAGTTGTTGTTTTTCCTCCTCCGTGTCCTGGTGTTGTCCTTCATTGTGATCCTGCTGTTGCTGCCTGTTCTGGTCTTGCTCTACTTGCTGTACAAGCTGGTGGTGTTTGTTATAAGAGCTGATGCTGATCTCACACTCCTCTTCAAAACACTAAAGCCCCATTACTTTGACAACAAGGTGGTGTGGGTCACTGGAGCCTCTTCTGGAA TTGGAGAGGAGCTGTGCTACCAGTTGTCTAGACTGGGTGCTAGAATAATTCTCAGTGCAAGGTCAGAGGACAAACTGAAGGTGGTCAGGGAGGGACTCGAAAAACCCAACCAGGCAAA GATCCTGCCAGTTGACCTGAGTGACCCCTCTGCCACTAGGGAGGCTACTGAGAAGGCAAAGGCTCTGTTTGGAGGAATAGACATTCTCATCAACAATGCAG GTGTCTCTGCCCGGTCGAATTTCATTGATATGCAAGAGCCTACACACAGACATATCATGGAGGTTGACCTCTTTGCACCCTGGATACTGACCCATGACGTCTTACCAG GAATGCTCTCCTCTGGTTTTGGTCATGTGATCAATATCTTGTCCATTGCGGGGAAGTTTGGCACTAACAGCAGAACTTCGTATACCACAGCCAAGTTTGGGCTGATGGGAATGATGGACTCCCTTCGCTGGGAG GTTATGGACAGAAACGTCCATATAACTAATGTGTGTCCCGGGCCAGTGAGAACTTGTATGGCAGAGAATGCTCTCTTATCTGATGGCTCCACCAGCAAAAAAAAGAATCCTCTCATTGAGGGCGGGATGAGAGTTCAAAG ATGTGTGGAGCTCACTCTGATTGCTGCATCCAATCAACTCAATGAG GTATGGATCTCCAAGCAGCCCTACCTCCTCCTCCCTTACCTGGCTCAGTATGCTCCCTCACTCTGCAAGTACCTACTGCGCCAACCTCCCACATCAGCAAGAGAAAGGCCAGAAAGAGAGCTCAAATATCAATTACCAGACATAGTAGTTGTATAA